A genomic region of Aspergillus oryzae RIB40 DNA, chromosome 1 contains the following coding sequences:
- a CDS encoding uncharacterized protein (polyketide synthase modules and related proteins) yields the protein MVVEERKQIIVFGDLTCDSVAGLRTLVTVKDNPLLISFFERVTSGLREEIGLLPFSQRQRFIRFTTFEELLARVQRSTCPHPALEKALACTYQLACFISERNRQYTSPGHKYPSTQQTCLVGLCTGLLSAAAVGCCQSITDLLPLATHTVLIAFRAGLFVADVRDRLEPQTGAPLAWSVLIPGLDGDTASLTLQKYNEEKGLPATSAPYISTYANTGVTLSGLPSALNDLLDSSCLPKNRALTIPIYAPYHASHLYGQKDIESILRKASATEFASYQCQFSILSSITGQSIQVDTFGALIDYALNAILREPLRLDRIVSSLGEALLSDSPIRGCTILPIATVIGQSLAAALRKHGAPDITVDPCMNSSIAVRDDRTSTTGHLGHSKLAIIGYSGRFPDANNNEEFWQLLHEGRDVASITPSNRWDVKTHVDPTLKKKNTMGTPYGCWLKEPGLFDAKFFALSPREAPQVDPAQRLALMTAYEAMEFAGLVPDSTPSSQSDRIGVFYGTTSNDWGETNSSQNVDTYYIPGSCRAFIPGRQNFFYKFSGPSYSVDTACSSGLAALHLACNSLLKGDIDTAICGGTNVLTNPDITAGLDRGHFLSRTGNCKTFDDDADGYCRGEGVCTMVIKRLEDAKADNDPIIAVILGAYTNHSAEAESITRPHIGAQKAIFEKVLTSAGVDPYSVGYVEMHGTGTQAGDAREMKSVLSVFAPETERPRTDAERLFLGSAKANVGHGESVSGPIALIKSLMMLERNEIPPHCGIKTKINSGFPTDLTDRNVHIAKQPILWERPEGGVRRIMINNFSAAGGNSSVLIEDAPVFEPKSKEAEPRSTHVVAVSAKSSTALIANIKSLLSYMNATKPELPSLSYTTTARRTHHPFRVMVSGPDLPEIHALLENKLASPTVQNRARAAQRAAFAFTGQGSQYIGMGESLLNFSTFRSDIERFNGIAETLGFPSFLPLLESGNGDISELPPLVVQVGTVCTQIAMARLWRSWGIEPCAVVGHSLGEYAALNIAGVLSEADTIFLAGKRAQLLQEDISANTHAMLAIGTSVEETRSLCDGLEYDIACINTPKETVLSGTNKQIDRILDILSSTSLKKTRLRVPFAFHSSQMEPVLEKFKAAARGVKFYEPKVPVISPLFGEVLTSKEPFGPEYLARHCRETVNFATALESAKADGVISSALWVEIGAHPIVSGLLRNNLDSTLKTVPTLQRNKDTWKVLTSSLSTLYESGVDIRWSEYHRDFIPGLSVLRLPSYNWDLKEYWMQYVNDWSLYKGDAQFLKGTPGLSTTCVHKLVEEKKDGNKITVVGEVDVLRDDVDPFVRGHRVNNLPLVTPSVYAEMALVIGEYLRKQQTKLSGTLVDLQHMDVQRPFATKSKGKGPQLLQCHVVLDCETFQGSVEFWSVTPEGKKLVRHALASITFLDAKAAQEEVQQRAQGIMNEMDDMAARLNTDDRVQKFTGKTGYNLVSSLASYDPEYMGVSSVLLDSGRLEAVATVKFNNPRTDGVYHVNPYLIDNLGQPALFVMNVNDQADLSKEVYVNHGWKSLHFYKPLSIQKTYRSHVRMSGPDADGLYGGDMVVFEDKEVVAVYKGIKAQGVPRRLMDYIVHMRDDTKAGAPAGGTLNASQSAAANPAADPSAQADSDNWQAALKIISEESGVPIAELSPEAAFDDLGVDSLLALLCASRFREELGLHYESSIFLDHPTIKELEAFWKQGAPETGTVTVSGRDAVLNSMFTEAEAEVDQDKNSSDEDRSSLGTSSYEVISPNTTETTPEITKTSSPKISATSLLLQGNPALPSTVKTLFLLPDGSGSCSSYAGLPRIHPSIAVVGVNCPFMKTPESYTCGIDEVTQMYITEIRRRQPHGPYALGGWSVGGIFSYHIAQHLAAQGEQVSELILIDCPVPKGLDHLPRRYYEYCDTIGLLGDVNGVKRDPPPWLISHFEACVNSLHTYHATPFGSNNAPRTQIIWACDAIDKHCEPKFDRRPDDPEGLKFLTATRTDFGPCGWETLLPEEDMTLDRMTGANHFSMMKGEFAKRLSEMIEGFLMIGN from the exons ATGGTAGTTGAGGAGCGCAAACAGATTATCGTCTTCGGAGACTTGACTTGTGACTCCGTCGCGGGTCTCCGAACCTTAGTCACTGTCAAGGACAATCCACTCTTGATCTCCTTTTTCGAAAGAGTTACATCCGGTCTTCGAGAGGAGATTGGTCTGCTTCCATTTTCGCAGCGTCAACGATTCATCCGATTTACCACATTTGAGGAGCTTCTCGCTAGAGTCCAGCGGTCAACATGTCCGCATCCTGCACTTGAGAAAGCCTTAGCGTGTACCTATCAACTGGCATGCTTTATCAG TGAGCGTAATAGGCAATACACATCTCCCGGCCACAAGTATCCCTCGACTCAACAGACCTGCCTCGTTGGTCTTTGTACTGGCCTTCTTAGTGCAGCGGCTGTGGGATGTTGCCAAAGCATCACGGACCTCCTCCCCCTGGCGACACATACAGTACTTATCGCGTTTCGCGCTGGTTTATTTGTTGCCGATGTGCGTGACAGACTTGAGCCGCAGACAGGGGCACCTTTGGCGTGGAGTGTCTTAATCCCCGGCTTAGATGGTGACACGGCTTCCTTGACCTTACAGAAGTataatgaagagaag GGCCTTCCCGCTACGTCAGCCCCATACATCAGCACATATGCTAATACAGGAGTTACTCTGAGTGGCCTACCAAGCGCACTTAATGACCTTCTTGATTCAAGCTGTCTCCCAAAGAACCGAGCTCTTACTATTCCTATATATGCCCCATACCACGCTTCTCACCTTTACGGACAAAAAGATATTGAAAGTATCCTTCGAAAGGCTAGTGCGACGGAGTTTGCATCATACCAGTGTCAATTCAGTATTTTGTCCTCCATCACTGGACAAAGCATTCAGGTCGACACATTCGGAGCCTTAATTGACTACGCTCTGAATGCAATTCTCCGAGAACCACTTCGATTGGACCGCATCGTCTCCTCACTTGGTGAGGCCCTGCTATCTGATTCACCCATACGGGGCTGCACAATCCTTCCCATCGCCACAGTCATTGGGCAAAGCCTCGCTGCCGCGCTTCGCAAGCACGGTGCCCCGGATATAACGGTAGACCCATGCATGAACTCCAGTATAGCTGTGCGAGATGATCGAACGTCTACCACTGGACATCTAGGACATTCTAAACTAGCCATTATCGGATACTCTGGTCGGTTTCCTGATGCCAATAACAACGAAGAGTTCTGGCAACTACTCCATGAAGGACGTGACGTCGCTAGCATAACACCCAGTAATCGCTGGGATGTTAAGACTCATGTGGATCCAACtctcaaaaagaaaaataccatGGGCACGCCGTACGGATGCTGGCTGAAGGAGCCTGGCCTCTTTGATGCCAAATTCTTTGCTTTAAGTCCCAGAGAAGCTCCACAGGTTGATCCTGCACAGCGTCTGGCGCTCATGACCGCGTACGAGGCGATGGAATTTGCTGGGCTCGTTCCGGACTCGACACCATCTAGTCAATCCGATCGCATTGGGGTTTTCTATGGTACGACGAGCAATGATTGGGGTGAGACAAATAGCTCGCAGAATGTTGATACCTA CTATATTCCTGGCTCCTGTCGAGCTTTCATCCCCGGGCGACAAAACTTCTTCTACAAATTCAGCGGCCCAAGTTACAGTGTTGACACAGCCTGCTCCTCGGGCCTAGCTGCCCTCCACCTTGCCTGCAACTCCCTGCTCAAAGGCGACATCGACACGGCGATATGCGGCGGAACTAACGTTCTTACCAACCCCG ATATCACCGCCGGCCTTGACCGTGGGCACTTCCTCTCCCGAACAGGAAACTGCAAGACCTTCGACGACGACGCAGATGGATATTGTCGCGGAGAGGGTGTTTGCACGATGGTCATTAAACGACTTGAGGATGCTAAGGCCGACAATGACCCCATTATCGCCGTGATTCTTGGGGCTTACACCAACCACTCGGCTGAGGCGGAGAGTATCACCCGGCCGCATATCGGGGCGCAGAAGGCTATCTTTGAGAAGGTGCTCACTTCGGCCGGCGTTGACCCTTATTCTGTGGGTTATGTTGAGATGCATGGCACTGGGACTCAGGCTG GTGATGCGAGGGAAATGAAATCCGTTTTATCGGTCTTTGCGCCTGAGACGGAAAGACCGCGTACTGATGCTGAGAGACTGTTCCTGGGCTCTGCGAAGGCTAACGTTGGCCATGGGGAATCTGTCTCTGGGCCTATTGCTTTGATTAAGTCGCTTATGATGTTGGAACGGAACGAGATACCTCCTCATTGTGGAATCAAGACGAAG ATCAACAGTGGCTTCCCGACGGATCTCACGGATCGCAATGTGCACATAGCCAAGCAACCTATTCTCTGGGAAAGACCGGAAGGAGGTGTTCGCAGAATCATGATCAACAACTTCTCCGCTGCCGGTGGCAATAGCTCTGTCTTGATCGAAGATGCACCAGTCTTTGAGCCGAAAAGCAAGGAGGCCGAACCTCGCTCTACTCATGTCGTAGCTGTCAGTGCCAAGTCGAGTACTGCATTGATAGCCAACATCAAATCTCTCCTGTCATACATGAACGCTACGAAGCCAGAGCTGCCCAGTCTATCTTACACAACCACCGCTCGTCGCACTCATCATCCATTTAGGGTCATGGTTAGTGGGCCAGACCTGCCGGAGATTCACGCTCTATTAGAGAACAAGCTGGCTTCTCCCACGGTCCAGAACAGAGCCAGAGCTGCGCAGCGTGCTGCATTCGCCTTTACCGGTCAGGGATCCCAATACATCGGCATGGGGGAAAGTCTGCTGAATTTCAGCACCTTTCGCAGCGACATCGAGAGATTTAACGGAATCGCAGAGACCCTTggtttcccttccttcttgccgttACTTGAATCAGGAAACGGAGATATCTCCGAGCTTCCTCCGCTGGTCGTTCAGGTCGGAACAGTATGCACCCAGATAGCCATGGCACGTCTGTGGCGATCTTGGGGAATCGAGCCCTGTGCTGTGGTCGGTCATAGCCTCGGTGAATATGCAGCACTAAACATCGCTGGCGTACTTTCTGAAGCAGACACCATCTTTCTGGCTGGGAAGCGGGCGCAACTCTTGCAGGAGGATATTTCCGCAAACACCCACGCCATGCTCGCTATCGGCACTAGCGTGGAGGAAACGAGGTCGCTGTGCGACGGTTTGGAATACGACATCGCATGCATCAACACACCAAAAGAGACAGTCCTGAGCGGTACGAACAAGCAAATCGACCGAATACTCGATATATTGTCTTCAACAAGTCTGAAGAAGACCAGACTCCGTGTTCCTTTTGCCTTCCATTCTTCCCAGATGGAACCCGTTCTAGAAAAGTTCAAAGCAGCTGCTCGAGGTGTTAAATTCTACGAGCCAAAGGTCCCTGTCATCTCACCCCTGTTTGGAGAAGTCCTCACATCGAAGGAACCTTTCGGACCGGAATACCTGGCTCGTCACTGCAGGGAAACCGTCAACTTTGCCACTGCACTGGAAAGTGCAAAGGCAGATGGGGTCATCAGTAGCGCATTGTGGGTCGAGATAGGTGCTCATCCCATCGTGTCTGGATTACTGAGGAACAATCTCGATTCCACACTCAAAACTGTCCCAACCCTGCAGCGGAACAAAGATACCTGGAAGGTGCTCACATCCAGTCTTTCCACTTTGTACGAGTCCGGTGTAGACATCAGATGGTCCGAATACCACAGGGACTTCATCCCGGGCCTTTCTGTGCTACGCCTCCCGTCATATAACTGGGACTTGAAGGAATACTGGATGCAATATGTCAACGACTGGTCTTTGTACAAAGGAGACGCTCAATTTCTAAAGGGCACACCTGGGCTATCGACTACCTGCGTCCACAAGCTtgtcgaggagaagaaggacgggAACAAAATCACCGTCGTGGGCGAGGTGGATGTCCTCCGTGATGATGTAGACCCGTTTGTTCGTGGCCATCGCGTCAATAATCTGCCTCTCGTCACGCCATCCGTGTATGCTGAAATGGCTCTCGTGATTGGTGAATATCTCCGTAAACAGCAGACCAAGCTTTCTGGAACCCTAGTGGATTTGCAACACATGGACGTGCAACGACCGTTTGCCACCAAGAGTAAGGGAAAAGGTCCCCAACTGTTGCAATGCCATGTCGTACTTGATTGCGAAACCTTCCAGGGATCAGTGGAGTTCTGGAGTGTTACACCCGAAGGCAAGAAGCTAGTTAGACATGCACTTGCTAGCATCACGTTCCTGGATGCGAAGGCCGCCCAGGAGGAGGTCCAGCAGCGAGCACAGGGCATCATGAACGAAATGGATGATATGGCTGCAAGACTCAATACCGACGACCGAGTGCAAAAGTTCACCGGCAAGACCGGATACAACTTGGTATCTTCACTCGCCTCCTATGACCCTGAGTACATGGGTGTTTCCTCGGTGCTCCTAGACAGTGGCCGGTTGGAGGCTGTTGCGACTGTTAAATTCAACAATCCTCGAACGGATGGGGTGTACCACGTAAACCCATACCTGATTGATAATCTCGGACAGCCAGCTCTCTTCGTTATGAATGTCAATGACCAAGCCGATCTCAGCAAAGAGGTCTATGTCAACCACGGATGGAAGTCGCTGCACTTCTACAAACCGCTGTCAATCCAGAAAACCTACCGATCACACGTTCGGATGAGCGGACCAGACGCTGATGGCCTCTACGGCGGAGACATGGTTGTCTTCGAAGATAAGGAAGTCGTCGCCGTGTACAAGGGCATAAAGGCACAAGGAGTCCCGCGAAGACTCATGGATTATATCGTACACATGCGAGACGATACAAAAGCCGGTGCCCCTGCCGGGGGAACTCTCAATGCTAGCCAAAGCGCTGCAGCAAATCCAGCAGCCGATCCGTCAGCACAAGCTGATAGTGATAACTGGCAAGCAGCACTCAAGATAATATCTGAAGAGAGTGGTGTCCCGATCGCCGAACTGTCACCCGAAGCAGCATTCGACGATCTCGGCGTGGACTCCCTCCTCGCCTTGCTCTGCGCCAGTCGCTTCCGCGAGGAACTTGGCCTACACTACGAGTCATCCATCTTCCTAGACCATCCGACCATCAAGGAGCTAGAGGCATTCTGGAAGCAAGGAGCACCCGAGACCGGAACAGTCACCGTGAGCGGCCGCGACGCAGTCCTAAACTCCATGTTTaccgaagcagaagcagaggtAGACCaagacaagaacagcagcgACGAGGACCGATCATCACTAGGCACCAGCTCGTACGAGGTTATCAGCCCCAACACAACAGAAACCACACCGGAGATTACCAAAACATCTTCACCCAAGATCTCCGCAACGTCGCTTCTCCTGCAGGGCAACCCGGCGCTGCCCTCGACAGTCAAGACTCtattcctcctcccagacGGCTCCGGATCCTGTTCCTCCTACGCAGGACTTCCGCGCATCCACCCATCCATAGCCGTTGTAGGCGTCAATTGCCCGTTCATGAAAACCCCAGAGTCCTACACCTGCGGTATCGACGAGGTCACCCAGATGTACATCACCGAGATCCGGCGACGCCAGCCTCACGGACCATACGCGCTAGGTGGCTGGTCAGTGGGTGGAATCTTCTCCTACCACATTGCGCAACACCTAGCCGCACAAGGTGAGCAAGTCAGCGAACTGATTCTCATCGACTGCCCAGTCCCCAAAGGTCTGGACCATCTCCCACGTCGATACTACGAATACTGCGACACGATCGGGCTCCTCGGGGACGTGAACGGAGTCAAAAGGGATCCACCACCCTGGCTAATCTCCCATTTCGAAGCTTGCGTGAACAGtctacatacataccacgCAACGCCCTTCGGGTCCAATAATGCGCCCCGTACACAAATCATTTGGGCCTGTGACGCCATCGACAAACACTGCGAACCAAAATTCGACAGAAGGCCCGATGACCCAGAGGGATTGAAGTTCCTCACGGCGACAAGAACTGACTTTGGTCCCTGTGGCTGGGAAACCCTTCTCCCGGAAGAGGATATGACACTGGATAGGATGACAGGGGCCAACCATTTCAGTATGATGAAGGGGGAATTTGCGAAACGGTTGAGTGAGATGATTGAGGGATTTTTGATGATAGGAAATTGA